Proteins from one Corynebacterium epidermidicanis genomic window:
- a CDS encoding glycosyltransferase translates to MFVGHTRFSLFVPDSGAWRASNGGQFDSVEEYRSFLYADDRLDLRTKVFVEHTVPTLAKAAEGFEVVHIVSYSESLPQKYQVKLEQAAREFGVLKLDKLPEGDSGYASVGRIAQELGLTGVFGRYRLDDDDILSTEYFKLVERYVKPELVGMVVSLPLGVEAVLDSDQFFNLREAHVPMNSMGLLYVCERDANGSIKGPKGGPHDKSDRYDPVILDATDFGYLRCIHAGQDNAMRYEDGRIMNHLLDGMSKFNPVSNPRKIRAAFPTVSRSITAPNEILDSPKTLSEDVYFEFDTPTRSLSALADLTSHNGGARPALVSLTLVDSEGNRIPQSRRIPGIGVSKNSQIGPFVYLGAGQGNFEALASIHTPEGMYVRAFRIMGLGAHPENVVLHELRISHTGDGLKVVEADRWQELQAELKMRLSAQAIDLVHRKRHIAVTKLRSIQGKFRR, encoded by the coding sequence ATGTTCGTTGGCCACACTCGATTTTCGTTATTCGTCCCTGACTCCGGGGCATGGCGGGCATCAAACGGTGGTCAATTTGATTCTGTTGAGGAATATCGAAGTTTTCTTTACGCAGATGACCGCTTGGACCTGCGTACCAAGGTCTTTGTGGAGCACACTGTGCCAACCTTGGCTAAGGCTGCCGAGGGGTTCGAAGTGGTTCACATTGTGTCTTATTCCGAGTCGCTGCCACAAAAATACCAAGTAAAGCTGGAGCAAGCAGCACGGGAATTTGGCGTGTTGAAATTGGACAAGTTACCAGAAGGGGATAGTGGTTACGCGTCGGTTGGGCGGATTGCCCAAGAGCTCGGTCTGACCGGCGTATTCGGTCGCTATCGCCTCGATGATGACGACATCTTGTCAACCGAGTACTTCAAGTTGGTGGAACGTTATGTTAAGCCTGAACTAGTAGGAATGGTGGTTAGTCTCCCGCTTGGGGTCGAAGCGGTTCTGGATAGTGACCAGTTCTTCAATCTGCGCGAAGCGCACGTTCCCATGAACTCAATGGGTTTGTTGTACGTATGCGAACGCGATGCAAACGGATCTATTAAAGGGCCAAAAGGCGGACCGCACGATAAATCCGATCGCTATGATCCAGTGATCCTCGACGCTACTGATTTCGGCTACTTGCGGTGCATTCATGCAGGTCAAGATAATGCTATGCGGTATGAAGACGGGCGAATCATGAACCATTTGCTCGATGGAATGTCCAAGTTCAATCCGGTTTCCAACCCGCGCAAGATTCGTGCTGCCTTCCCGACGGTAAGCCGTAGTATCACTGCTCCCAATGAAATTCTCGATTCCCCCAAGACTTTGAGCGAAGATGTGTACTTCGAGTTCGACACCCCTACACGCAGTCTCTCTGCATTGGCGGACTTAACCTCACATAACGGCGGTGCTCGTCCAGCTTTAGTAAGCCTGACTTTGGTGGATAGTGAGGGGAATCGAATCCCGCAATCCCGCCGAATCCCGGGCATCGGCGTGTCAAAGAATTCGCAAATCGGCCCATTCGTATATCTCGGTGCAGGGCAGGGGAACTTTGAGGCGCTAGCCAGTATTCATACTCCAGAAGGTATGTATGTCCGTGCGTTCAGAATCATGGGACTGGGCGCGCACCCGGAGAACGTTGTGTTACACGAGCTACGAATCTCGCATACGGGCGATGGCCTGAAGGTTGTCGAAGCAGATCGTTGGCAAGAGCTGCAAGCTGAATTGAAAATGCGCCTATCGGCACAAGCCATCGACCTTGTCCACCGCAAGCGGCACATTGCAGTGACCAAACTTCGTTCTATCCAAGGGAAATTTCGCCGTTAG
- a CDS encoding ABC transporter ATP-binding protein produces the protein MTEVIEIDAANVVVDHVSKRYVISQSRSDDASDVRIGKKSTVVDAVVDASLVALPGESIGLIGLNGSGKSTLLSMISGGLAPTSGRILTSSKPTLMGVSPALQPTLSGRQNIYLGCLALGMRPEAAREQIGIISEWTELGDAIERPMNTYSSGMSARLAFAISTAIEPEILMIDEALSTGDAAFGAKAQARMHELLERAGNLFLVSHSISQIEENCKRTLWISEGRIIADGPTTEVATKYHEWARRMGKEDKSPAMEFLEEVKSEYRPPIVVFDEAFS, from the coding sequence ATGACCGAAGTTATTGAAATTGATGCAGCAAATGTGGTCGTTGATCACGTGTCTAAACGCTACGTAATTAGCCAAAGTCGTTCTGACGATGCCTCTGACGTGCGGATTGGCAAGAAGAGCACGGTTGTCGATGCCGTGGTAGACGCTTCCCTGGTCGCGCTGCCAGGTGAATCGATTGGACTTATTGGCTTGAATGGCTCCGGCAAATCAACGTTGCTGAGCATGATTTCTGGTGGTTTGGCGCCCACTTCTGGACGAATTCTGACGAGCTCCAAACCAACTTTGATGGGTGTTTCGCCGGCGCTCCAGCCGACGCTATCTGGCCGTCAGAACATTTATCTGGGCTGCCTGGCGCTGGGTATGCGGCCAGAGGCCGCTCGCGAGCAGATCGGCATTATCTCCGAGTGGACTGAACTAGGCGATGCAATTGAACGCCCGATGAATACCTATTCTTCCGGCATGTCTGCGCGACTTGCTTTCGCGATTTCCACGGCGATTGAGCCAGAGATCTTAATGATCGATGAAGCACTATCGACTGGTGACGCTGCTTTTGGTGCCAAAGCGCAGGCGCGTATGCACGAGCTCTTGGAGCGAGCCGGCAATTTGTTTCTTGTGTCGCATTCCATTAGCCAGATCGAAGAGAACTGCAAACGAACGTTATGGATCAGTGAAGGGCGAATCATCGCGGACGGTCCGACGACTGAGGTCGCGACCAAATATCACGAATGGGCGCGTCGTATGGGCAAAGAGGATAAGTCACCGGCAATGGAGTTTCTTGAAGAAGTGAAGTCCGAGTACCGTCCACCGATAGTGGTATTTGACGAGGCATTTAGTTAA
- a CDS encoding glycosyltransferase family 4 protein translates to MKILVLSQYWAPENGVPQRRWAWLTKILVRAGHEVLVVTPPPHYMRNLTLKDWWKESGLLGKEQVEQGDNGETILRSGFFPAGRSLTSRIFNQAIVAGSMLVARPSKARGLKGYRPDVVIGTVPALPTSVATWVVAKRLRAPYILDLRDAWPELLHNSHDWNSGTGKRSLREKVFSKGPLQLLIRVTDRSMCQALNNAGGIITTSAELQTHLERTMPVLKGGKQRFYATVRNVFPPKAPYVPQEKSNRDQGHLNVLYAGTIGRAQKLDNALKAAQIARDWGFDVRLRFLGDGASFLALRKEIVEKNIDAQIEHRVPADDLIPHYDWADTALVHLTNWEPLNRTIPSKAYELMTMGIHISAVVSGEAAELIETLHAGHVVEPENPESLAELWIDLIKDRSKLAITDEGANWVEHQRNEVVPVQFLEIVEAVAKQG, encoded by the coding sequence GTGAAGATTCTCGTGCTCTCCCAATACTGGGCGCCGGAAAATGGTGTGCCACAGCGTCGGTGGGCATGGTTGACTAAGATCTTGGTTCGCGCGGGCCATGAAGTATTAGTAGTGACGCCTCCGCCTCACTACATGCGAAACCTCACCTTGAAGGACTGGTGGAAAGAATCCGGTCTACTGGGCAAGGAGCAGGTTGAGCAGGGGGACAACGGCGAGACAATTTTGCGTTCCGGATTTTTCCCAGCCGGCCGATCACTCACATCTCGAATCTTCAATCAAGCGATTGTCGCAGGAAGCATGCTGGTCGCTCGACCTAGCAAGGCTCGAGGGCTCAAAGGATATCGGCCAGATGTCGTCATTGGCACTGTGCCTGCACTGCCGACGTCCGTGGCAACGTGGGTGGTGGCGAAACGACTTCGAGCTCCATACATTTTAGATCTGCGTGATGCTTGGCCTGAATTGCTGCACAATTCCCACGACTGGAACTCTGGTACCGGTAAGCGCTCTCTTCGAGAGAAAGTCTTCAGTAAGGGGCCGTTGCAGCTACTGATTCGAGTGACCGACCGTTCGATGTGTCAGGCACTCAATAATGCTGGAGGCATCATTACAACTTCTGCGGAGTTACAGACCCATCTGGAGCGGACGATGCCTGTGCTTAAGGGCGGGAAACAGCGTTTTTACGCCACAGTTCGCAACGTTTTTCCGCCAAAGGCTCCATACGTTCCGCAAGAGAAGAGCAATCGGGATCAAGGGCATCTCAATGTCCTCTATGCGGGAACAATTGGCCGTGCCCAGAAACTGGATAACGCTTTGAAGGCGGCTCAGATTGCCCGTGACTGGGGTTTCGATGTACGTCTTCGTTTCCTTGGTGATGGTGCTTCGTTCCTTGCGCTTCGAAAGGAAATTGTAGAAAAGAACATCGACGCCCAAATCGAGCATCGAGTACCAGCGGATGACCTGATTCCGCACTATGACTGGGCAGACACCGCGTTGGTGCACTTGACCAATTGGGAACCGCTCAATAGGACCATCCCGTCCAAAGCCTACGAGTTGATGACCATGGGCATTCACATCAGCGCAGTGGTCTCGGGCGAAGCTGCCGAGCTGATTGAGACGCTGCATGCGGGGCATGTGGTGGAGCCGGAGAACCCGGAGTCGTTGGCGGAACTCTGGATCGATCTCATTAAAGATCGCAGTAAGCTCGCGATCACTGATGAAGGTGCAAACTGGGTGGAACACCAACGAAATGAAGTAGTTCCAGTGCAATTCTTGGAGATCGTCGAAGCCGTAGCGAAACAAGGATAA
- a CDS encoding HNH endonuclease family protein, which translates to MLYIEKNSNSRGANALRNACHALDSTPDTEASYDKLDSSVRREVLESLLQEQGHVCAYCMRRICLSGHPKAKVGNTAAIEHYIVQNPSEEYRERLPDELKSYDERAYSIDYKNLLAVCPGGSEGATAQCCDKSRTLKSNVNQPLRIDPTNETHIKRIEYYTDGRIYSNNPDHNVDLDQLLNLNEPAFSFAQNRLATLQSLQRKIQDTFSGEISLEQWTKYRNSLVAAEATEKPPYLGILLWWLDKKIRKASRR; encoded by the coding sequence GTGTTGTACATTGAGAAAAACTCGAATTCCCGCGGGGCTAATGCTCTGCGGAATGCCTGCCATGCCTTGGACTCAACTCCTGACACCGAGGCTTCTTACGACAAGCTTGACAGCAGTGTCCGCAGAGAGGTTTTGGAGAGTCTTCTTCAAGAACAGGGCCATGTTTGTGCATATTGTATGAGGCGGATTTGTCTCAGTGGGCATCCAAAAGCTAAGGTAGGCAATACTGCCGCAATTGAGCACTACATTGTCCAAAATCCTTCGGAAGAATATCGCGAACGGCTTCCGGATGAGCTCAAGAGTTACGACGAACGCGCTTACTCAATCGACTACAAGAACTTACTCGCGGTTTGCCCCGGAGGAAGCGAAGGGGCGACCGCGCAGTGCTGTGACAAATCGCGGACTCTTAAATCCAATGTAAATCAGCCGTTACGAATTGATCCGACAAATGAAACACACATCAAGCGGATCGAGTATTACACGGATGGACGCATTTATTCGAATAATCCTGATCACAACGTTGACCTTGATCAACTGCTCAACCTTAATGAGCCGGCGTTCAGCTTTGCACAAAACCGACTGGCAACTTTACAATCGTTGCAAAGAAAAATTCAGGACACCTTTAGTGGAGAAATCAGTCTTGAACAATGGACGAAATATCGAAATAGTCTGGTTGCTGCCGAAGCTACCGAAAAGCCACCATATCTAGGAATCTTGCTCTGGTGGCTGGACAAAAAGATCCGCAAAGCTTCGCGACGATAG
- a CDS encoding alpha/beta hydrolase yields the protein MLEVLVENRNAATTVVVFHAAVDPSKTSLPVFIGRQFTETLDANLVFVSDPALQYGAGIGWCAGTKDLALQKDLVSAISVVQDSIPEAEHLVFFGASAGGFAALYYAHQFPGSLAVVANPQTNIEAYHPGPVQTYRDKCFSGTELSDAGIAFDINPIYAAEFPCHVIYLQNAQDDFHIEHHLKPWQKAVQNYPDRWRLHVDDWGPGHAPVPPAILTGILGFAAFVNGSWTEVFADEMFN from the coding sequence ATGCTTGAAGTACTGGTAGAAAACCGCAATGCTGCCACCACCGTGGTGGTGTTTCATGCTGCTGTGGATCCAAGCAAGACTTCGCTACCAGTTTTCATTGGTCGTCAATTCACAGAAACTTTGGATGCCAATTTAGTGTTCGTCTCGGATCCAGCGCTCCAGTATGGTGCCGGAATTGGCTGGTGTGCGGGCACTAAGGATCTAGCGCTACAAAAGGACTTGGTCAGTGCCATCAGCGTGGTTCAGGACTCAATCCCAGAGGCCGAGCATCTCGTGTTCTTTGGAGCTTCCGCTGGTGGTTTCGCGGCGTTGTACTACGCCCACCAATTCCCAGGCTCACTTGCCGTCGTTGCGAACCCCCAGACCAATATTGAGGCCTACCACCCGGGGCCAGTTCAAACGTACCGAGACAAGTGCTTCTCCGGGACCGAACTATCCGATGCTGGCATCGCCTTTGATATCAATCCGATCTACGCTGCCGAATTCCCATGCCATGTGATTTATCTGCAGAACGCCCAGGATGACTTCCACATCGAACATCACCTCAAACCGTGGCAAAAAGCAGTACAGAATTATCCAGATCGATGGCGTTTACATGTGGATGACTGGGGCCCGGGTCATGCTCCAGTTCCACCTGCAATCTTGACCGGCATCTTGGGCTTTGCCGCGTTTGTCAACGGAAGTTGGACTGAAGTATTCGCTGATGAAATGTTCAACTAA
- a CDS encoding AAA family ATPase, translated as MIRLTRMELTNFRKYETLRITFDPKVTVIVGGNGAGKSSVLDAAAIALGSFFLPFPTISQGRNIQQDDAFAFSKRTGEDSVDVRRRYPVSVHAYGEYDGREIEWVRSKLSERGNMTTRDARELSDIARGLYENISSDGTDAPPVELPLISYYGTGRLWAQRRGRTSDLRKPGNREDGYSSALEPRADEKSLTSWLKRSTMLGLQKGRVPATLRAVQAAVERAIRAVTGSERANVYYDLELDTIAVEYTESTGRLIALPMAQLSDGYRTTLSMIADIAYRMAELNPHFENEVIERTGGVVLIDEVDLHLHPTWQERIIGDLTDIFPRVQFIVTTHAPSVVSSVQSTQVRILDSKDGTHLEAKTPGNQTYGRDVPSIFREVMDAPERPQEVSESLRKVQQAIDLEDFEEASRLLEQLKSKVGSNDPEVTGLETTLYLEQI; from the coding sequence ATGATTCGGCTAACCCGTATGGAGTTAACTAACTTCCGGAAATACGAGACCCTTCGCATAACTTTTGACCCTAAAGTCACTGTTATCGTAGGTGGCAACGGCGCAGGTAAGTCTTCGGTGTTGGATGCAGCTGCAATTGCCTTGGGCTCATTCTTCTTGCCGTTTCCTACGATTTCACAAGGGCGCAACATCCAGCAAGACGATGCATTTGCTTTTTCGAAGCGGACCGGGGAGGACTCGGTTGATGTCAGGCGCCGCTATCCGGTTAGCGTCCACGCTTATGGCGAATATGATGGACGTGAAATTGAATGGGTACGCTCGAAGCTGTCTGAACGTGGCAATATGACAACTCGCGATGCTAGAGAACTCAGCGATATTGCGCGAGGACTTTACGAAAATATCAGTTCGGATGGCACGGATGCGCCGCCCGTGGAATTACCCCTCATTTCTTATTATGGAACTGGACGACTGTGGGCACAAAGGCGAGGCAGAACGTCGGACCTGCGCAAACCGGGGAATCGCGAAGATGGTTATTCGTCCGCATTGGAACCTCGAGCCGATGAAAAGAGTCTTACCTCGTGGTTGAAGCGGTCGACGATGCTTGGGTTGCAAAAAGGCCGGGTGCCAGCAACGTTGCGTGCCGTTCAGGCCGCCGTAGAACGTGCGATTCGAGCGGTCACGGGATCAGAACGTGCGAACGTTTATTATGATCTCGAGCTTGACACAATTGCTGTGGAATACACAGAGTCTACAGGTCGCTTAATTGCGCTTCCCATGGCGCAACTCAGCGATGGGTATCGCACGACTTTGTCCATGATCGCGGATATTGCTTATCGAATGGCGGAACTCAATCCTCATTTCGAGAATGAGGTCATTGAGCGCACAGGGGGTGTGGTGTTGATTGATGAAGTAGATCTCCATCTACATCCAACCTGGCAGGAACGGATAATCGGGGACCTTACAGATATTTTTCCAAGGGTTCAATTCATTGTCACAACTCATGCTCCCAGCGTGGTCTCCTCGGTTCAAAGTACGCAAGTCCGCATTTTGGACAGCAAAGATGGAACGCATCTTGAAGCAAAGACCCCTGGAAATCAAACTTATGGGCGTGACGTGCCATCGATATTTCGTGAGGTAATGGATGCTCCTGAACGCCCTCAAGAGGTGAGCGAAAGCCTCCGCAAAGTGCAACAGGCAATTGATCTAGAAGATTTTGAGGAAGCTTCCCGCCTTCTTGAGCAGCTTAAATCCAAGGTGGGAAGTAATGATCCTGAAGTGACTGGGCTCGAAACCACGTTGTACCTGGAGCAGATCTAG
- a CDS encoding glycosyltransferase — protein MTEYRFGISVIIPSRAGSTTIRKALKSMAEQSLDPQRFEVIVVINGVGLSSDAGQELYAEFPQLDLRVLRSSVPSAGRARNIGLMNAQRAFTTFLDDDDQLEPKFLESALQLAQPNTIVLMPIVDVRSGERDAGNSLNARIQALAGSAVPVSAAPWALGFNACKVVATELLGQHRYSEELKSGEDLVFFAQLLRQPHLMFSVPAQTTDQAYLRYLTTDSISRRQESFEFNVHQRLECIGALRAIEVPESNRNARVSLENAQFGFVADYLRSRPNEVDQAIQDAVDLQLTGLDWEKLRPESARRVVFSYCFPPFADTSANVTAKVIRAEKQLVDVYFADMSRVRGRDESTRLIVEPFVSHQVEIATQPSFADWGLICDYARKAVRSARIQQRAKNKYQSMYSRALWSGSHVAALLFKSMHPAVSWDAEFSDPMAVGVDGSPRAGKLTWNTTTLRIRRLLDKSGWGPIPYRTHFEFTELATLACADRVIFTNVNQQKVMLSRYPVEFRAFVEAKSKIQQHVAPTPEMYQLQQADYPLDNKKLHIGYFGSFYANRGVGDVVAAIRDLPAAEAAKVALHVFTAKPEDLREEYRDLVEAGQLRLNGYVPYLEFLNLATKFDALLVSDVSLNDTKLEFNPFLPSKYADYSGAGVPIWGMVTEDSPLSMSHLDFTSELGNKGSARAVLNELLGFHR, from the coding sequence ATGACTGAATATCGCTTTGGGATCAGTGTCATTATTCCCTCTCGAGCTGGCTCAACCACCATTCGCAAGGCCCTAAAGTCAATGGCTGAGCAGTCGCTGGATCCACAGCGGTTTGAAGTCATCGTGGTGATTAATGGTGTTGGTCTGTCGTCAGATGCTGGGCAGGAACTCTATGCGGAGTTTCCCCAGCTCGACTTAAGAGTTTTGCGTAGCTCGGTTCCGTCAGCTGGTCGTGCGCGCAACATCGGGCTTATGAACGCGCAACGTGCGTTCACCACTTTTCTGGATGACGACGACCAGTTGGAGCCAAAGTTCTTGGAGTCCGCACTACAGTTGGCTCAGCCAAACACAATTGTGCTGATGCCGATCGTCGATGTACGCAGCGGTGAACGGGATGCGGGAAACTCACTTAATGCACGAATTCAAGCACTAGCAGGTAGTGCGGTACCGGTTTCTGCGGCACCATGGGCTCTTGGCTTTAATGCTTGCAAAGTGGTTGCCACTGAATTGCTTGGTCAGCATCGGTACTCAGAGGAACTGAAATCGGGTGAAGACTTAGTGTTCTTTGCCCAATTGCTCCGGCAGCCACACTTGATGTTCTCAGTTCCAGCGCAGACTACTGACCAGGCTTACCTGCGCTATCTGACTACGGATTCGATATCTCGCAGACAAGAGAGCTTTGAGTTCAATGTGCACCAACGCCTGGAATGTATTGGGGCTTTGCGCGCAATCGAAGTGCCTGAGTCAAACCGAAATGCGCGAGTCTCACTAGAAAATGCTCAGTTTGGATTTGTCGCTGACTACCTTAGATCTCGACCTAATGAGGTTGATCAAGCTATTCAGGACGCGGTTGATTTGCAGCTGACCGGACTGGATTGGGAAAAGCTGCGCCCAGAAAGTGCGCGCCGAGTGGTCTTTTCCTATTGCTTCCCGCCGTTTGCTGATACTTCGGCGAATGTGACTGCAAAGGTCATTCGGGCGGAGAAACAGCTGGTGGATGTCTACTTTGCAGACATGTCGAGGGTGAGAGGGAGAGACGAGTCCACTCGTCTGATCGTAGAACCATTCGTGTCGCACCAGGTCGAGATTGCAACTCAGCCGTCTTTTGCCGACTGGGGATTGATTTGTGATTATGCGCGAAAGGCCGTCCGTTCCGCGCGTATCCAACAGCGAGCAAAGAATAAGTATCAATCGATGTATTCGCGTGCACTTTGGTCAGGTTCACACGTCGCTGCGTTACTTTTCAAGTCCATGCATCCAGCCGTTTCTTGGGATGCGGAGTTTTCGGATCCAATGGCTGTGGGAGTTGATGGATCTCCGCGCGCAGGCAAGCTGACTTGGAACACCACTACTTTGCGAATCCGCAGACTCCTGGACAAGTCCGGTTGGGGCCCAATTCCATATCGTACGCACTTCGAATTTACGGAATTAGCTACGTTGGCCTGCGCAGATCGGGTCATTTTCACGAATGTGAACCAGCAGAAAGTGATGCTTTCTCGGTATCCAGTTGAGTTCCGGGCCTTTGTAGAGGCGAAGTCGAAAATTCAGCAGCATGTTGCTCCGACACCAGAGATGTACCAGCTGCAACAAGCTGATTACCCTTTAGACAACAAGAAGCTTCATATCGGCTATTTCGGTAGCTTCTACGCCAATCGCGGTGTGGGTGACGTGGTCGCTGCGATTCGAGACCTTCCTGCAGCGGAAGCCGCAAAGGTGGCTCTGCATGTGTTTACTGCAAAGCCAGAGGATTTGCGTGAAGAATACCGGGATTTGGTTGAAGCTGGACAGCTTCGGCTCAATGGTTATGTGCCTTATTTGGAGTTCCTTAATTTGGCAACCAAGTTTGATGCCCTGCTTGTAAGTGATGTCAGCCTGAATGACACTAAGCTCGAATTTAACCCGTTCCTTCCGTCGAAATATGCGGATTATTCTGGGGCTGGAGTTCCGATTTGGGGCATGGTGACGGAGGATTCGCCGCTGTCTATGTCCCACCTGGATTTCACGAGTGAACTCGGTAATAAAGGTTCTGCTCGAGCTGTGTTGAATGAACTCCTTGGTTTTCACCGGTAA
- a CDS encoding ABC transporter permease, producing MSRHRFNRAEKAAQLGVELIEQRVKNPNARIYKVSAEGLEPLAIRPSLPEYLRQLWDRRFFIVADARAKALRSTRDYRLWRTWLVLNPLFDVALYGFLFGFLFKSSRGIDNFIGFLFIGIIFMRMMSGLFTSGSGLMTASRSMIRAFNFPRASIIFSQTLRAMIDNVLPALVCLVSAFLLQWGTPPRWTLIFIVPLFLLLHIFGTGLMFIMARLTAEIPDVKALVPLVTSAWFFLSGVMFSLDRFASFGKIHAIMTANPAHIFLTVIRDSTIYGQVPSLAEWATLLAWTFGTFIVGFVYFWLAEDKYVRIA from the coding sequence TTGTCTCGTCACCGTTTTAACCGAGCTGAAAAGGCCGCGCAACTAGGCGTTGAGCTAATTGAGCAACGGGTCAAGAATCCAAACGCTCGGATCTATAAGGTTTCAGCTGAGGGCTTGGAACCTCTTGCGATTCGACCTTCCTTGCCGGAGTACTTGCGACAATTGTGGGACCGTCGGTTTTTTATCGTTGCAGATGCGCGTGCTAAAGCATTGCGTTCGACGCGTGATTACCGGTTGTGGCGTACGTGGTTGGTGCTGAATCCACTTTTTGATGTCGCGCTTTATGGTTTTCTTTTTGGGTTCTTGTTCAAGTCCTCGCGAGGAATCGATAACTTCATCGGTTTCCTGTTCATTGGCATCATCTTCATGCGGATGATGAGCGGATTGTTCACTTCTGGCAGCGGTTTGATGACGGCTTCGCGGTCAATGATCCGTGCCTTCAATTTCCCTCGGGCTTCCATTATTTTTTCGCAAACTTTACGTGCAATGATTGATAATGTTTTGCCTGCTTTGGTGTGTTTGGTTTCTGCATTTCTATTGCAGTGGGGGACCCCGCCACGTTGGACACTGATCTTCATTGTGCCGTTGTTCCTGCTATTGCATATTTTTGGCACCGGCCTGATGTTCATTATGGCTAGGCTGACGGCTGAAATCCCCGATGTGAAGGCGCTGGTGCCACTGGTGACTTCGGCTTGGTTCTTTCTGTCTGGCGTCATGTTTTCGCTCGACCGTTTCGCAAGTTTCGGCAAGATTCACGCGATAATGACGGCAAACCCAGCGCATATATTTTTGACTGTGATCCGTGACTCTACGATCTATGGCCAGGTTCCTTCTTTAGCAGAGTGGGCCACGCTGCTGGCCTGGACGTTTGGCACCTTTATTGTGGGGTTTGTTTACTTCTGGCTTGCAGAAGACAAGTATGTCCGGATTGCGTAG
- the wecC gene encoding UDP-N-acetyl-D-mannosamine dehydrogenase produces the protein MSEFPHVAFVGLGYIGLPTAVTMALNGVKVTGVDVNQNTVDRVNEGKVTIVEPGLEEALQKVVAAGNLTATTEMVHADVYIIAVPTPFKDDHEGDLSYIMSAASNIAPQLQGDELVILESTSPPLTTEKMAAKILELRPDLAAHRDGESSDKPVIYFAHCPERILPGYAMEELVTNDRIIGGMSEEATKRATAVYKSFCRGELLGTTATTAELAKLTENSFRDVNIAFANELSLICDKLGVDVWELIELANHHPRVNILQPGPGVGGHCIAVDPWFIVSSDRENSNLIRTAREVNDGKPIWVMNKVKQALVTTENPVIATLGLAFKANIDDLRESPALNITKQLAEELPNERILAVEPNVSELPSRLHDYNNIELVDTKTALEQANIIVLLVDHKEFYDVPATALADKTVVDTKGLWR, from the coding sequence ATGTCTGAATTTCCGCACGTTGCTTTTGTAGGTTTGGGATACATCGGCCTGCCAACTGCAGTGACGATGGCGCTCAACGGCGTTAAGGTCACGGGTGTTGACGTCAACCAGAACACGGTTGATCGAGTTAATGAAGGTAAGGTGACCATCGTCGAGCCTGGTTTGGAAGAGGCGCTGCAGAAGGTGGTAGCTGCTGGAAACCTGACTGCGACGACCGAGATGGTGCACGCCGATGTTTACATTATCGCAGTGCCGACGCCATTTAAGGATGATCATGAGGGCGATCTGTCTTACATCATGTCTGCAGCTTCCAATATTGCTCCGCAGCTGCAGGGTGATGAGCTGGTTATCCTAGAATCCACCAGCCCTCCGCTGACTACGGAGAAGATGGCGGCTAAGATCCTGGAGCTGCGTCCAGATCTCGCTGCGCACCGTGATGGTGAGTCGAGCGACAAGCCAGTGATCTACTTTGCGCACTGCCCTGAGCGCATTCTTCCGGGTTACGCCATGGAAGAGCTGGTCACCAACGACCGCATCATCGGTGGCATGTCCGAGGAAGCCACCAAGCGCGCTACCGCTGTATACAAGTCGTTCTGCAGGGGTGAGCTGCTGGGCACCACCGCAACCACCGCTGAGCTGGCAAAGCTGACCGAGAATTCCTTCCGTGATGTCAACATTGCGTTTGCAAACGAGCTATCCCTTATCTGTGACAAGCTCGGAGTGGATGTTTGGGAGCTCATCGAGCTAGCTAACCACCACCCACGCGTGAACATTTTGCAGCCCGGTCCCGGCGTTGGCGGCCACTGCATTGCGGTCGACCCATGGTTCATCGTGTCTTCGGACCGTGAAAACTCCAACCTCATCCGCACTGCTCGTGAGGTCAATGACGGTAAACCAATCTGGGTTATGAACAAGGTCAAGCAAGCTCTGGTGACGACCGAAAACCCTGTCATTGCTACCCTGGGCCTTGCTTTTAAGGCAAACATTGATGACCTGCGTGAATCCCCGGCCTTGAACATCACGAAACAACTGGCTGAGGAGCTGCCAAATGAGCGCATTCTCGCTGTGGAGCCAAATGTCTCCGAGCTGCCTTCTCGCCTGCATGATTACAATAACATAGAGCTGGTTGACACCAAGACCGCACTTGAGCAGGCCAATATCATCGTTCTCCTCGTAGATCACAAGGAGTTCTATGACGTTCCTGCTACCGCACTAGCGGACAAGACTGTCGTGGATACTAAAGGCTTGTGGCGCTAG